A section of the Bradyrhizobium oligotrophicum S58 genome encodes:
- a CDS encoding anhydro-N-acetylmuramic acid kinase produces MILTALGLMSGTSLDGVDLALIETDGRQIRTLGPSGYRPYSAAERSLLREALVDAVQIERREARPGRLREAEHAVTVAHAEAIAAFLAQNRLKPEDIDIIGFHGQTVLHRPERRLTVQIGDAGALAKAVHIPVMHDFRAADVDFGGQGAPFVPVYHRALAQSLSREGPIAVVNIGGVSNITYIDGDDVLIACDTGPGNALLDDFMHRTTGQAFDQDGRVAGQGAPDEAWIASALALPFFALPPPKSLDRNDFAALKLGDVKPANGAATLTAFTAAAIARIVPLLPKPPASWIVCGGGARNHTMMRMLRERLAPASVESADALGWSADAIEAQAFGFLAVRGMKGLPLSYPATTGVPFPMTGGVIARP; encoded by the coding sequence ATGATTCTGACCGCACTTGGCCTCATGAGTGGCACCTCGCTCGACGGGGTGGACCTGGCCCTGATCGAGACCGACGGGCGGCAGATCAGGACCCTCGGTCCCTCCGGTTACCGGCCGTACAGCGCGGCTGAACGCAGCCTGTTGCGCGAGGCTCTCGTGGATGCGGTGCAGATCGAGCGGCGCGAGGCGCGTCCCGGCCGGCTGCGCGAGGCCGAGCACGCGGTCACGGTGGCACACGCGGAAGCGATCGCGGCGTTCCTGGCGCAGAACCGGCTCAAGCCCGAGGACATCGACATCATCGGCTTTCATGGCCAGACGGTCCTGCACCGGCCGGAGCGGCGGCTGACCGTCCAGATCGGGGACGCCGGCGCGCTGGCCAAGGCGGTCCACATCCCGGTGATGCATGATTTTCGCGCCGCCGACGTCGATTTCGGCGGGCAGGGCGCGCCTTTCGTGCCGGTCTATCACCGCGCGCTGGCGCAGTCGCTGTCGCGTGAAGGGCCGATCGCCGTGGTCAATATCGGCGGCGTCTCCAACATCACCTATATCGACGGCGATGACGTGCTGATTGCCTGTGACACCGGTCCGGGCAATGCGCTGCTCGACGATTTCATGCACCGGACCACGGGCCAGGCATTCGATCAGGATGGCCGCGTGGCCGGGCAGGGCGCACCGGACGAGGCCTGGATTGCCAGCGCGCTGGCACTGCCGTTCTTTGCGTTGCCGCCGCCGAAATCGCTCGATCGCAACGACTTCGCCGCTTTGAAGCTCGGTGATGTCAAACCGGCGAACGGCGCGGCGACGTTGACGGCCTTCACGGCGGCGGCGATCGCCCGCATCGTCCCGCTGCTGCCGAAGCCGCCGGCGAGCTGGATCGTCTGCGGCGGCGGCGCCCGCAACCACACCATGATGCGGATGCTGCGGGAGCGCTTGGCGCCGGCGAGCGTCGAATCAGCGGATGCGCTGGGCTGGTCGGCCGATGCCATCGAGGCGCAGGCGTTCGGCTTCCTGGCGGTGCGCGGCATGAAGGGCCTGCCGCTGAGCTATCCCGCCACCACCGGCGTGCCTTTCCCGATGACCGGAGGCGTGATCGCACGTCCCTGA
- a CDS encoding glutathione S-transferase family protein, producing the protein MAPVLKLISHKLCPYVQRAVIALNEKGVAFERIDIDLADKPDWFLKISPLGKVPVLVVPTADGAEVALFESNVICEYIEDTRAGAKLHPEDALQRAQHRAWMEFGSAISGDLWGLETTQDAAVFASKREALTAKFARVEEALGDGPYFDGTRFSLVDAVFAPIFRYFDVFDAYGDLGIFAATPKVRAWRDQLAQRPSVKTAVSADYPQLLRAFLARHDAYLLKQAA; encoded by the coding sequence ATGGCGCCTGTCCTGAAGCTGATCAGCCACAAGCTCTGCCCCTATGTGCAACGCGCCGTCATTGCGCTCAATGAAAAGGGCGTTGCCTTCGAGCGGATCGACATCGATCTCGCCGACAAGCCCGACTGGTTCCTGAAGATCTCGCCGCTCGGTAAGGTGCCGGTGCTGGTGGTGCCCACGGCTGACGGGGCTGAGGTGGCGCTGTTCGAGAGCAACGTGATCTGCGAGTACATCGAGGACACGCGGGCCGGCGCCAAGCTGCATCCGGAGGACGCGCTGCAGCGCGCCCAGCATCGCGCCTGGATGGAGTTCGGCTCGGCGATATCAGGCGATCTCTGGGGCCTGGAGACGACGCAAGACGCGGCGGTCTTCGCGTCCAAGCGCGAGGCGCTGACGGCGAAGTTCGCGCGCGTCGAGGAGGCGCTGGGCGACGGGCCGTATTTCGATGGCACGCGCTTCAGCCTGGTCGATGCCGTGTTCGCACCGATCTTCCGCTACTTCGATGTTTTTGATGCTTACGGTGATCTTGGCATCTTCGCCGCCACGCCGAAGGTGCGTGCCTGGCGCGATCAGCTCGCGCAGCGGCCGAGCGTGAAGACGGCAGTCAGCGCGGACTATCCGCAGCTGCTGCGCGCATTCCTCGCGCGGCATGACGCGTATTTGTTGAAGCAGGCGGCGTAG
- a CDS encoding alpha/beta hydrolase: protein MPEVIFNGPAGRLEGRYHPAKQKNAPIAMILHPHPQFHGTMNHQIVYQCYYAFAHRGFSVLRFNFRGVGRSQGSFDHGTGELSDAASALDWAQTINPEARACWVAGFSFGAWIGMQLLMRRPEVEGFISIAPPANLYDFSFLAPCPSSGLIVHGEKDAVVPPKDVNTLVDKLKTQKGIVIDQQVIPGANHFFDGKLEPLMETITAYLDMRLANVR, encoded by the coding sequence ATGCCTGAAGTCATCTTCAACGGTCCGGCGGGCCGCCTCGAGGGCCGTTACCATCCGGCCAAGCAGAAGAACGCGCCGATCGCGATGATCCTGCATCCGCATCCGCAGTTCCACGGCACGATGAACCATCAGATCGTGTACCAGTGCTACTACGCTTTCGCCCATCGCGGCTTCTCGGTGCTGCGCTTCAACTTTCGCGGCGTCGGCCGCAGCCAGGGCTCGTTCGACCACGGCACCGGTGAGCTGTCGGATGCCGCGTCCGCGCTCGACTGGGCGCAGACGATCAACCCCGAAGCACGCGCCTGCTGGGTCGCCGGCTTCTCGTTCGGCGCCTGGATCGGCATGCAGCTCCTGATGCGCCGCCCCGAGGTCGAGGGCTTCATCTCGATCGCGCCGCCGGCCAACCTCTACGACTTCTCGTTCCTGGCGCCCTGCCCGTCCTCGGGCCTGATCGTCCATGGCGAGAAGGATGCGGTCGTGCCGCCCAAGGACGTCAACACGCTGGTCGACAAGCTGAAGACGCAGAAGGGCATCGTGATCGACCAGCAGGTCATTCCCGGCGCCAACCACTTCTTCGACGGCAAGCTCGAGCCGTTGATGGAAACCATCACGGCGTATCTGGACATGCGTCTCGCCAATGTGAGATGA
- a CDS encoding LytTR family DNA-binding domain-containing protein has translation MNKLVGSMLRPDDRMFYATMAGLSLGIGVVNALSAAHDAVRRGAASDLERQLLWEMTSIVVIILLAPLLVATVRSIRRAPAATVHHVALAIAAVIIFSALHIIGMVMLRKLLMWTAGGAYDFQLSLATIVYEFRKDVMTALLIGATLWLYDGYRASTIREPAPRSEPPAPATLWLRDGANRIRISTADILWVAAAGNYVEYAMADGRRHLIRGTLSAAEAELARFALVRIHRSRLVNMARVTALSVLPSGEFDLTFDGGQSVQGSRRYRSAVAQLEPAVAPR, from the coding sequence ATGAACAAGCTCGTCGGCTCGATGCTGCGTCCGGATGATCGGATGTTCTACGCGACAATGGCCGGGCTCTCGCTCGGCATCGGCGTCGTCAACGCCCTCTCGGCCGCCCACGATGCCGTCCGGCGGGGCGCGGCCTCCGATCTGGAAAGGCAGCTGCTGTGGGAAATGACGAGCATTGTCGTCATCATCCTGTTGGCGCCGCTGCTGGTCGCAACCGTTCGATCGATCCGGCGGGCGCCGGCCGCCACGGTCCATCACGTCGCGCTCGCCATTGCCGCCGTCATCATCTTCTCTGCGCTTCACATCATCGGCATGGTGATGCTGCGCAAGCTGCTGATGTGGACCGCAGGCGGCGCCTACGACTTCCAGCTCTCGCTCGCCACCATCGTGTACGAGTTCCGCAAGGACGTCATGACCGCGCTGCTCATCGGCGCCACGCTCTGGCTGTATGACGGCTATCGTGCGAGCACCATCCGAGAGCCCGCACCGCGATCCGAGCCTCCGGCCCCTGCCACACTCTGGCTGCGCGACGGCGCGAACCGCATCCGCATCTCCACGGCCGATATTCTGTGGGTCGCCGCAGCCGGCAACTACGTCGAATACGCCATGGCCGACGGCAGGCGGCATCTGATCCGCGGCACCTTGTCGGCCGCCGAGGCCGAGCTCGCCCGCTTCGCGCTAGTCCGCATCCATCGCAGCCGACTGGTCAACATGGCCCGGGTCACCGCGCTTTCGGTTCTGCCCTCGGGCGAATTCGACCTGACGTTCGACGGCGGACAATCGGTGCAGGGCAGTCGCCGCTATCGCAGCGCCGTTGCACAGCTGGAGCCGGCGGTAGCTCCGCGCTGA
- a CDS encoding cysteine desulfurase family protein codes for MADRIYLDWNATTPLRPQARAAMIAAMELVGNPSSVHAEGRKARRLTEDAREVIARGLGTVARRVVFTSGGTEANVLALSPGLRAPAGTVERLLVSAVEHASVLAGGRFAPSAVQTIPVTPSGVVDLGRLEALLAGGPPALVAVMAANNETGVLQPVSKVAEMVHQAGSLLHVDAIQAFGKIPLDIKQMGADLVTISAHKIGGPKGVGALVLGAGVEEPIPVLRGGGQERGRRAGTENVAGIAGFGAAAGAALAAIDVDLVRLTALRDRLEAGLRQTADATVFSSDAARLPNTTLFTAPGLKAETAVIGFDLEGIAVSSGSACSSGKVQPSHVLEAMGVGSAAAQGAVRLSLGWSTTEADVDRCLQAWRKLSLTLLKGGDETALERF; via the coding sequence ATGGCCGACAGGATCTATCTCGACTGGAACGCGACGACCCCGCTGCGGCCGCAAGCGCGCGCAGCGATGATCGCCGCCATGGAACTGGTCGGCAATCCCTCGTCGGTTCACGCCGAAGGCCGCAAGGCGCGGCGGCTGACGGAGGATGCCCGCGAGGTGATCGCGCGCGGGCTTGGCACCGTCGCGCGCCGCGTCGTGTTCACCTCCGGCGGAACCGAGGCCAATGTGCTTGCCTTGAGCCCAGGGCTGCGCGCACCGGCCGGCACCGTCGAGCGGCTTCTGGTGTCGGCGGTCGAGCACGCCTCGGTGCTGGCCGGCGGCCGGTTCGCGCCATCAGCAGTGCAGACGATCCCTGTCACTCCCTCCGGCGTGGTCGATCTCGGCCGCCTGGAAGCTCTGCTGGCGGGCGGGCCGCCGGCGCTGGTGGCCGTGATGGCCGCCAACAACGAGACCGGGGTGCTTCAACCGGTTTCGAAAGTCGCTGAGATGGTGCACCAGGCGGGAAGCCTGCTGCACGTCGACGCGATCCAGGCATTTGGGAAAATACCACTCGATATCAAACAGATGGGCGCAGACCTTGTGACCATCTCTGCGCACAAGATCGGTGGACCCAAGGGCGTCGGCGCGCTGGTGCTGGGCGCCGGCGTGGAGGAGCCGATTCCGGTTCTGCGCGGCGGCGGCCAGGAGCGCGGCCGCCGGGCTGGAACCGAAAATGTGGCCGGAATTGCCGGATTTGGCGCCGCGGCCGGCGCTGCCCTGGCTGCGATCGACGTGGATCTGGTCCGGCTCACGGCGCTGCGCGACCGCCTGGAAGCAGGCCTCCGTCAGACCGCTGACGCGACGGTCTTTTCGTCCGATGCAGCGCGGCTGCCGAATACCACGCTGTTCACGGCCCCGGGGCTCAAGGCGGAGACCGCCGTGATCGGCTTCGATCTCGAAGGTATTGCGGTGTCATCCGGCTCGGCCTGCTCGTCCGGCAAGGTGCAGCCGTCGCACGTCCTGGAGGCGATGGGCGTTGGTTCCGCGGCAGCCCAGGGAGCGGTGCGCCTCAGTCTGGGCTGGTCCACGACGGAGGCGGACGTCGATCGCTGCCTGCAGGCTTGGCGAAAGCTGTCATTGACCCTACTTAAGGGAGGCGACGAAACAGCGCTTGAGCGATTCTAA
- the sufB gene encoding Fe-S cluster assembly protein SufB, with translation MPAVQETVDRVRRIDVDQYRYGFETVIESEKAPKGLSEDTIRYISGKKNEPAWMLEWRLEAYRRWLTMTEPTWARVDYPKIDFQDLYYYSAPKPKKQLSSIDEIDPEILKTYEKLGIPLREVALLEGVEPVPGAGSPESRKIAVDAVFDSVSVATTFKEELKKAGVIFMPISEAIREHPELVQKYLGSVVPTSDNFYATLNSAVFSDGSFVYIPPGVRCPMELSTYFRINERNTGQFERTLIIADKGAYVSYLEGCTAPQRDENQLHAAVVELVAHDDAEIKYSTVQNWYPGNSEGKGGIYNFVTKRGDCRGAHSKISWTQVETGSAITWKYPSCILRGDNSRGEFYSIAISNGYQQVDSGTKMIHLGKNTTSRIISKGIAAGRSQNTYRGLVTAHRKASNARNFTACDSLLIGDKCGAHTVPYIEAKNSSATFEHEATTSKISEDVLFYCIQRGLSQEEAVGLVVNGFVKDVLQQLPMEFAVEAQKLISISLEGSVG, from the coding sequence ATGCCAGCCGTACAAGAGACGGTCGACCGCGTCAGGCGGATCGACGTCGACCAATATCGTTATGGGTTCGAGACCGTCATCGAATCCGAGAAGGCTCCGAAGGGGCTTTCGGAAGACACGATCCGCTACATCTCGGGCAAGAAGAACGAGCCCGCCTGGATGCTCGAATGGCGCCTGGAGGCCTATCGCCGCTGGCTGACCATGACCGAGCCGACCTGGGCGCGCGTCGACTACCCGAAGATCGACTTCCAGGATCTGTATTATTACTCGGCGCCGAAGCCGAAGAAGCAGCTCTCCTCGATCGACGAGATCGATCCGGAGATCCTGAAGACCTATGAGAAGCTCGGCATTCCCCTGCGCGAGGTCGCGCTGCTCGAAGGCGTCGAGCCGGTGCCGGGCGCCGGCAGTCCCGAGAGCCGCAAGATCGCGGTCGACGCCGTGTTCGATTCGGTGTCGGTGGCGACGACGTTCAAGGAGGAGCTGAAGAAGGCCGGCGTGATCTTCATGCCGATCTCGGAAGCCATCCGCGAGCATCCGGAGCTCGTGCAGAAGTATCTCGGCAGCGTGGTGCCGACCTCCGACAATTTCTATGCGACGTTGAACTCGGCTGTCTTCTCCGACGGCTCGTTCGTCTATATTCCGCCGGGCGTGCGCTGCCCGATGGAGCTGTCGACCTATTTCCGCATCAACGAGCGCAATACCGGCCAATTCGAGCGCACGCTGATCATCGCCGACAAGGGCGCCTATGTCAGCTACCTCGAAGGCTGCACGGCGCCGCAGCGCGACGAGAACCAGCTGCACGCCGCCGTGGTCGAGCTGGTCGCGCATGACGATGCCGAGATCAAGTATTCGACGGTGCAGAACTGGTATCCGGGCAATTCGGAAGGCAAGGGCGGCATCTACAATTTCGTCACCAAGCGTGGCGACTGCCGCGGCGCCCACTCCAAGATCTCCTGGACCCAGGTCGAAACGGGATCGGCGATCACCTGGAAATATCCGAGCTGCATTCTGCGCGGCGACAATTCCCGTGGCGAGTTCTACTCGATCGCGATCTCCAACGGCTACCAGCAGGTGGACTCGGGCACCAAGATGATCCATCTCGGCAAGAACACGACCAGCCGGATCATCTCCAAGGGCATTGCCGCAGGCCGCTCGCAGAACACCTATCGCGGTCTGGTGACGGCGCATCGCAAGGCGTCCAACGCGCGCAACTTCACCGCCTGCGATTCGTTGCTGATCGGCGACAAATGCGGCGCGCACACCGTCCCCTATATCGAGGCCAAGAATTCCTCGGCCACGTTCGAGCACGAGGCGACGACGTCCAAGATCTCCGAGGACGTGCTGTTCTATTGCATCCAGCGCGGTCTTTCGCAGGAGGAGGCGGTCGGGCTCGTCGTCAACGGCTTCGTCAAGGACGTGCTGCAGCAGCTGCCGATGGAGTTCGCGGTCGAGGCGCAGAAGCTGATCTCGATCAGCCTCGAAGGCTCGGTTGGGTAG
- the sufC gene encoding Fe-S cluster assembly ATPase SufC, whose amino-acid sequence MALLEIKNLQVRVEEREILHGLTLTIDAGKVHAIMGPNGSGKSTLSHVIAGKPGYEVTGGEILFKGEDLLAMAPDERAAKGVFLAFQYPVEIPGVATMTFLRTALNAQRKARGEEEYSTPDFLRKVREISKSLSIPQDMLKRGVNVGFSGGEKKRNEVLQMALFQPSLCILDEMDSGLDIDALRIAADGVNALRSPERSMIVITHYQRLLNYIVPDVVHVMSKGRVVKSGGKELALELEASGYAQFEDAA is encoded by the coding sequence ATGGCACTACTCGAAATCAAGAACCTCCAGGTCCGCGTCGAGGAGCGTGAGATTCTCCACGGCCTGACGCTGACGATCGACGCCGGCAAGGTGCACGCGATCATGGGGCCGAACGGCTCCGGCAAGTCGACGCTGAGCCACGTCATCGCCGGCAAGCCGGGCTACGAGGTCACCGGTGGCGAGATCCTGTTCAAGGGCGAGGACCTGTTGGCGATGGCGCCGGACGAGCGCGCCGCCAAGGGCGTGTTCCTGGCGTTCCAATATCCGGTCGAGATCCCCGGCGTCGCCACCATGACGTTCCTGCGCACGGCGCTCAACGCGCAGCGCAAGGCGCGCGGCGAGGAGGAGTATTCGACGCCGGATTTTCTCAGGAAGGTGCGCGAGATCTCCAAATCGCTCAGCATTCCGCAGGACATGCTCAAGCGCGGCGTCAATGTCGGCTTTTCCGGCGGCGAGAAGAAGCGCAACGAGGTGCTGCAGATGGCGCTGTTCCAGCCCTCGCTCTGCATCCTCGACGAGATGGATTCCGGCCTCGACATCGACGCGCTGCGCATCGCTGCTGACGGGGTCAACGCGCTGCGCTCGCCGGAGCGCTCGATGATCGTGATCACCCACTATCAGCGATTGCTGAACTACATCGTGCCCGACGTCGTTCACGTGATGTCGAAGGGCCGCGTCGTGAAGAGCGGCGGCAAGGAGCTTGCGCTCGAGCTGGAGGCGTCCGGTTACGCCCAGTTCGAGGACGCCGCCTGA
- the sufD gene encoding Fe-S cluster assembly protein SufD → MNVALVKNDTGIAASSVFSAAAGRLPGTGKVADIRREAFAAFERTGLPHRRIEEWKYTDLRALVREVLPLAGLPDAAALSRARAAVASVAIEGATKLVLIDGVVAADLSDLSALPAGVTVRTLRAVLDDQSNDARGDLLLTKASDPMLSLNAALATDGVVITVADGAQLSAPLQLIHVATAAKSARYSRSHLRVGQGARATLVENSIAVDGAAAYQANDAAVISVGDDAALSHVRLMRDATDALNVSSELVTVGARSKLSLFNMTSGGAVSRLQVFFTMAGEGSELIVNGVNLLRDKQHGDLTLVVDHAVPGCTSRENFRAVLDDRAHSVFQGRIIVRPHAQKTDGKMMTRALLLSDEAESDSKPELEIFADDVSCGHGATAGALDDSLLFYLQARGLPEKQAQALLVQAFVGEAIEAIEDDGLRERVIASAQDWLETRA, encoded by the coding sequence ATGAACGTAGCTTTGGTCAAGAACGACACCGGCATAGCAGCGAGCAGCGTGTTTTCCGCCGCCGCCGGCCGGCTGCCTGGCACCGGCAAGGTGGCGGATATCCGGCGCGAGGCCTTCGCGGCCTTCGAGCGCACCGGGCTGCCGCACCGGCGCATCGAGGAATGGAAATACACCGATCTGCGCGCGCTCGTGCGCGAGGTGCTGCCGCTCGCAGGCCTGCCCGATGCGGCAGCCTTGTCGCGCGCCAGGGCTGCGGTCGCATCGGTCGCGATCGAGGGCGCGACGAAGCTGGTTCTGATCGACGGTGTGGTCGCCGCTGATCTGTCGGATCTCTCGGCGCTTCCGGCCGGTGTCACGGTGCGAACCCTGCGCGCGGTGCTGGACGACCAGTCCAATGATGCGCGTGGCGACCTGCTGCTGACCAAGGCTTCCGATCCGATGCTGTCGCTCAATGCGGCGCTCGCAACGGATGGTGTCGTCATCACCGTGGCTGATGGCGCGCAGCTGTCGGCCCCGCTGCAGCTCATCCACGTGGCGACGGCCGCAAAGTCTGCGCGCTATAGCCGCTCGCACCTCCGGGTCGGGCAGGGCGCTCGCGCGACCCTGGTCGAGAACTCGATCGCGGTCGATGGCGCTGCGGCCTACCAGGCCAATGATGCCGCGGTGATCTCCGTCGGCGACGATGCTGCGCTTTCCCACGTTCGCCTGATGCGCGACGCCACCGATGCGTTGAACGTTTCGTCCGAGCTGGTCACCGTCGGCGCCCGCTCGAAGCTCAGCCTGTTCAACATGACCAGCGGCGGCGCGGTGAGCCGGCTGCAGGTGTTCTTCACGATGGCTGGCGAAGGCAGCGAGCTGATCGTCAACGGCGTCAACCTGCTGCGCGACAAGCAGCACGGCGACCTGACGCTGGTGGTCGACCACGCGGTGCCCGGCTGCACCAGCCGCGAAAACTTCCGCGCGGTGCTCGACGATCGCGCGCATTCCGTGTTCCAGGGCCGCATCATCGTCCGCCCCCACGCACAGAAGACCGACGGCAAGATGATGACGCGGGCGCTGCTGCTGTCCGACGAGGCCGAATCCGACAGCAAGCCAGAGCTCGAGATCTTCGCCGACGACGTCTCCTGCGGCCATGGCGCGACCGCGGGCGCGCTCGACGACAGCCTGCTGTTCTATCTGCAGGCGCGCGGTCTGCCCGAGAAGCAGGCCCAGGCGCTGCTGGTCCAGGCCTTCGTCGGCGAGGCCATCGAAGCGATCGAGGACGACGGTTTGCGCGAGCGCGTCATCGCTTCCGCCCAGGACTGGCTGGAGACGCGCGCATGA
- a CDS encoding cysteine desulfurase — MSTHPAVTNGSYDVARIREDFPALALQVYGKPLVYLDNAASAQKPRAVLDRMTQAYTSEYANVHRGLHYLANAATEAYEGGRERVTRFLNARRSEEIIFTRNATEAINLVASSWGGPNIGEGDEIVLSIMEHHSNIVPWHFLRERQGAVIKWAPVDDDGNFLIDEFEKLLTPKTKLVAITQMSNMLGTLVPVKEVVRIAHARGIPVLVDGSQAAVHLAIDVQDIDCDFYVFTGHKLYGPTGIGVLYAKYDHLVAMRPYNGGGEMIREVARDWVTYGNPPHKFEAGTPMIVESVGLGAAIDYVNSIGKERIAAHEHDLVTYAQERLREINSLRLIGTAKGKGPVISFEMKGAHAHDIATVIDRQGVAVRAGTHCVMPLLERFNVTATCRASFGMYNTREEVDQLAQALIKARDLFA, encoded by the coding sequence ATGAGCACGCATCCGGCGGTCACCAACGGTTCCTACGACGTCGCCCGGATCCGAGAGGATTTTCCGGCGCTGGCGCTGCAGGTTTATGGCAAGCCGCTCGTCTATCTCGACAATGCCGCTTCAGCGCAGAAGCCGCGCGCGGTGCTCGACCGCATGACGCAAGCCTATACGAGCGAATACGCCAACGTGCATCGCGGCCTGCACTATCTCGCCAATGCCGCGACCGAAGCCTACGAGGGCGGCCGCGAGCGCGTGACGCGCTTCCTCAATGCGCGGCGTAGCGAGGAGATCATCTTCACCCGCAATGCCACCGAGGCGATCAACCTCGTGGCGTCGTCGTGGGGCGGGCCGAACATCGGCGAGGGCGACGAGATCGTGCTCTCGATCATGGAGCACCATTCCAACATCGTGCCCTGGCATTTCCTGCGCGAGCGCCAGGGTGCGGTGATCAAGTGGGCTCCGGTCGACGACGATGGCAACTTCCTGATCGACGAATTCGAGAAACTGCTGACACCGAAGACCAAGCTGGTCGCGATCACGCAGATGTCGAACATGCTCGGCACCCTCGTGCCGGTGAAGGAGGTCGTCCGGATCGCGCATGCGCGCGGAATTCCGGTGCTGGTCGACGGCAGCCAGGCCGCCGTGCATCTCGCCATCGACGTCCAGGACATCGATTGCGACTTCTACGTCTTCACCGGCCACAAGCTGTACGGGCCGACCGGGATCGGCGTGCTCTACGCCAAATACGACCATCTGGTCGCCATGCGCCCGTACAATGGCGGCGGCGAGATGATCCGCGAGGTCGCGCGCGACTGGGTCACCTATGGCAATCCGCCGCACAAGTTCGAAGCGGGCACGCCGATGATCGTGGAATCGGTCGGGCTGGGGGCTGCGATCGACTACGTCAATTCCATCGGCAAGGAGCGCATCGCCGCGCACGAGCACGATCTGGTCACCTATGCGCAAGAGCGGCTGCGCGAGATCAATTCGCTACGGCTGATCGGCACGGCCAAGGGCAAGGGTCCTGTGATCTCGTTCGAGATGAAGGGCGCACATGCCCACGACATCGCGACCGTGATCGATCGCCAGGGCGTCGCGGTACGGGCAGGCACGCATTGCGTGATGCCGCTTTTGGAGAGATTCAACGTCACGGCGACCTGCCGTGCCTCGTTTGGCATGTACAATACGAGGGAAGAAGTCGATCAGCTGGCACAGGCATTGATCAAGGCGCGGGATTTGTTTGCATGA
- a CDS encoding SUF system Fe-S cluster assembly protein translates to MTDTADVKTQTIETLSALPPEETERLSSEIIAALKTVFDPEIPADIYELGLIYKVDIKDDRSVDVLMTLTTPNCPAAGELPTMVENAIASVPGVGIVNVSIVWEPQWTPDRMSDEARLVLNMW, encoded by the coding sequence ATGACCGACACGGCCGACGTCAAAACTCAGACCATCGAAACGCTTTCGGCGCTGCCGCCGGAAGAGACAGAGCGGTTGTCGAGCGAGATCATCGCGGCGCTTAAGACGGTGTTCGATCCGGAGATCCCGGCCGACATCTACGAGCTCGGCCTGATCTACAAGGTCGACATCAAGGACGATCGCAGCGTCGACGTGCTGATGACGCTGACGACGCCGAATTGCCCCGCCGCCGGCGAGCTGCCGACGATGGTGGAGAACGCGATCGCGAGCGTCCCGGGCGTCGGCATCGTCAATGTCAGCATCGTCTGGGAGCCGCAATGGACGCCGGACCGGATGAGCGACGAGGCGCGCCTCGTCTTGAACATGTGGTGA
- a CDS encoding HesB/IscA family protein translates to MTSTMNPAAPIAKPKPRPRPQVMRLTDAAATRIRELTDRAGSEIIGLRVGVKNGGCAGQSYTVEYAHDIRPTDEIVEDKGVKILVDPKAVLFLLGTEMDYQADKMQAQFVFNNPNQISACGCGESVQLKPAEV, encoded by the coding sequence ATGACCAGCACGATGAATCCAGCAGCGCCCATCGCCAAGCCCAAGCCGCGGCCCCGTCCGCAGGTGATGCGGCTGACCGATGCGGCGGCCACGCGCATCCGCGAGCTGACTGATCGCGCCGGGTCCGAGATCATCGGACTGCGTGTCGGTGTCAAGAACGGCGGCTGCGCCGGGCAGTCCTACACGGTCGAATACGCGCATGATATCCGGCCGACCGACGAGATCGTCGAAGACAAGGGCGTCAAGATCCTGGTCGATCCCAAGGCAGTTCTGTTCCTGCTCGGCACCGAGATGGACTACCAGGCCGATAAGATGCAGGCTCAGTTCGTCTTCAACAATCCGAACCAGATCAGCGCCTGCGGCTGCGGCGAGTCGGTCCAGCTGAAGCCGGCCGAGGTCTGA
- a CDS encoding TfoX/Sxy family protein: protein MDREFLIDLFAGFGPVTIRRMFSGFGISADGINFALALRSGLYLRADEASFARFEEAGSKPFSYETRARTMTVRSYWQVPAHLFDDTDEFATWAKDAFAAAQRAALSKRPKKRAASLGANEPAPARGKRRPAAAKKTTTKTADKSKSNKTPKSAKTTGKAAAAARTRRGTTAPKASRTPSKRPR, encoded by the coding sequence ATGGATCGCGAATTCCTGATCGATCTGTTCGCCGGCTTCGGCCCGGTCACCATCCGGCGGATGTTCTCCGGCTTCGGCATCTCCGCCGACGGCATCAACTTCGCGCTGGCGCTGCGCAGCGGGCTCTATTTGCGTGCGGACGAAGCGAGCTTTGCCAGGTTCGAGGAGGCGGGATCCAAGCCGTTTTCCTATGAGACGCGGGCGCGGACGATGACCGTGCGCTCGTATTGGCAGGTGCCCGCGCATCTGTTCGACGACACGGACGAGTTCGCCACGTGGGCGAAGGACGCGTTCGCGGCAGCCCAGAGGGCGGCCCTCAGCAAGCGCCCCAAGAAGCGGGCAGCGTCGCTTGGTGCGAACGAGCCGGCGCCGGCCCGAGGGAAGAGGCGTCCGGCAGCGGCTAAAAAGACGACGACGAAGACGGCCGATAAGTCGAAGTCGAACAAGACACCAAAGTCGGCCAAGACGACCGGCAAGGCTGCTGCAGCCGCCCGAACCAGACGCGGCACGACGGCACCAAAGGCGTCGCGGACGCCGTCAAAGCGGCCGCGTTGA